In a single window of the Luteibacter rhizovicinus DSM 16549 genome:
- a CDS encoding dipeptide epimerase produces the protein MQSNPRTRLQLQAGIEKWPTKAPFHITGYTFTAFEAVVVTLRDGDLVGRGEGLGVYYKRDTPTSMLAQVEALRTRIEAGMTRQELQLLLPAGGARNALDCALWDLEAKRSGEFVWERAGQEPPQALVTTFTVGADEPGIMADRAIAYTSARAIKLKLTDDEFNAQRVLAVRAARPDVWLMVDANQGFTRDSFARLLPTLVAARVDVVEQPFPIGNEAWLDGLDSPIRIAADESVQDRHDLPNVLGRADIINIKLDKCGGLTEALALASEARKLGFDLMVGNMSGSSLAMAPAFVVGQLCDVVDLDGPTFLTTDRSPAATYEDGKIWCPESLWGSPR, from the coding sequence ATGCAAAGCAATCCACGTACCCGCCTGCAACTGCAGGCGGGTATCGAAAAGTGGCCGACCAAGGCACCGTTCCACATTACCGGCTACACCTTCACGGCTTTCGAGGCCGTCGTGGTCACGCTGCGCGATGGTGACCTTGTCGGGCGTGGCGAAGGTCTTGGCGTCTACTACAAGCGCGATACGCCAACCTCGATGCTGGCGCAGGTCGAGGCGCTCAGGACAAGGATCGAAGCAGGAATGACGCGCCAGGAGCTGCAGCTTCTGTTACCGGCGGGTGGCGCCCGCAACGCGCTCGACTGTGCGTTGTGGGACCTCGAAGCCAAGCGTAGCGGCGAGTTCGTGTGGGAACGGGCCGGACAGGAACCGCCGCAGGCCCTGGTGACCACGTTCACCGTAGGCGCCGACGAACCCGGGATCATGGCTGATCGCGCGATCGCCTACACGAGTGCCCGCGCCATCAAGCTCAAGCTTACCGACGACGAGTTCAACGCGCAGCGCGTGCTCGCCGTGCGTGCGGCACGGCCCGACGTATGGCTGATGGTCGATGCCAACCAGGGGTTCACGCGCGATTCGTTCGCGCGCCTGCTGCCGACACTGGTCGCGGCGAGGGTCGATGTCGTGGAACAGCCGTTTCCGATCGGCAATGAAGCGTGGCTCGATGGCCTGGATAGTCCGATCCGCATCGCTGCGGACGAAAGCGTGCAGGATCGCCACGATCTGCCGAACGTGCTCGGTCGCGCCGATATCATCAACATCAAACTGGACAAATGCGGCGGTCTTACCGAGGCGTTGGCGCTGGCGAGCGAAGCGCGCAAACTCGGTTTCGACCTGATGGTGGGGAACATGTCCGGTTCGTCGCTGGCCATGGCGCCCGCCTTCGTGGTCGGGCAGTTGTGCGACGTGGTGGATCTGGATGGGCCGACGTTCCTGACCACGGACCGTAGCCCGGCTGCAACCTATGAGGACG
- a CDS encoding serine hydrolase domain-containing protein → MNRYTRTIAALVITCGIGVASAQVPQPLAPAPVKPASTPAVAEAAEADAAPALTGRDLSTFFDGLLPFALQRGDVAGAVISVVKDGKVVFAKGYGYADLKTLARPSPETTLFRPGSTSKLFAWTAVMQLVEQGKLDLDRDVNSYLDFTLPPLDGKPITLRDLMTHTPGFEESAKGLITAVGTHPLTLGEYLKSHVPARIFPPGQIVAYSNYGCGVAGYIVERVSGERFEDYVRQHIFAPLDMQHSTNDQPVQGALAPLMASSYLTSSSGEAQSFEVVNPVPAGGMSSTAIDMSHFMIAQLEGGSYNGSRILQPATVAQMHSPQRTAAPGLNGFDLGFYQEDSHGQRIVGHAGDLDYFHTDLHLMLDAHVGFFISMNSAGNEGGAGVIRAAMFRAFLDRYFPDSTPAPPTVSSAKADAARVAGWYQSSRRNESAMRPLYLLTQISVVAMPDDTIAVSALTSDAGVPLHWREVGPLTYREVNGSRKLAFVTDAQGAIRYWATDAEPPVFVFQPATGFRSLGSVRWLASLSLLIVVITLVSWPLGRGVRRHYRHELHLTSAQIRTRRPSRLGALALFAAVFGWLVLLVVLTATNAVPLVQGTITPWLYVLYVLGVVGLIGAVAVVVHAVRAWMAPRRGRWVLIGETLLALAAVYLAWFIVVFGLVSFSARY, encoded by the coding sequence ATGAATCGCTATACCAGGACCATCGCGGCCCTCGTCATCACGTGCGGGATAGGCGTCGCGTCGGCGCAGGTGCCACAGCCGCTCGCTCCCGCGCCCGTCAAGCCGGCATCGACACCCGCTGTCGCAGAGGCGGCCGAGGCCGATGCGGCACCCGCGCTGACGGGCAGGGACCTGTCGACGTTCTTCGATGGTTTACTTCCATTTGCACTCCAGCGGGGCGATGTCGCTGGCGCCGTGATCAGCGTGGTCAAGGACGGCAAAGTGGTTTTCGCCAAAGGCTACGGGTATGCCGACCTGAAGACGTTGGCGCGTCCATCACCGGAAACCACGCTGTTTCGTCCCGGCTCGACATCCAAGCTCTTCGCGTGGACGGCGGTCATGCAACTGGTCGAGCAGGGCAAGCTGGATCTCGATCGCGACGTCAACAGCTATCTGGATTTCACGCTTCCTCCGCTGGACGGCAAGCCGATCACCCTGCGCGACCTGATGACGCACACGCCGGGATTCGAGGAAAGCGCGAAAGGTCTCATCACCGCCGTGGGGACCCACCCGTTGACGCTTGGTGAGTACCTGAAGAGTCATGTGCCCGCGCGTATCTTTCCGCCAGGCCAGATCGTGGCCTATTCCAATTATGGATGCGGCGTGGCTGGCTACATCGTCGAACGCGTATCGGGTGAGCGTTTCGAAGACTATGTCCGGCAGCACATCTTTGCGCCGCTGGACATGCAGCATTCCACCAACGATCAGCCGGTGCAGGGCGCGCTGGCGCCGTTGATGGCGAGCAGTTATCTGACTTCCTCGTCGGGTGAGGCCCAATCGTTCGAGGTGGTCAATCCCGTTCCCGCCGGCGGCATGAGCAGTACGGCGATCGATATGTCGCACTTCATGATCGCTCAGCTCGAGGGTGGGAGTTACAACGGATCGCGAATCCTTCAGCCGGCCACGGTCGCGCAGATGCACAGCCCGCAGCGCACGGCGGCGCCGGGGCTCAACGGATTCGATCTCGGCTTTTACCAGGAGGATAGCCATGGTCAGCGCATCGTCGGGCATGCGGGCGACCTCGACTATTTCCACACCGACTTGCATCTGATGCTCGACGCCCACGTGGGTTTCTTCATCTCGATGAACAGTGCGGGGAACGAGGGTGGGGCTGGCGTGATCCGGGCCGCCATGTTCCGCGCTTTCCTCGATCGTTATTTTCCCGACAGCACGCCGGCGCCGCCGACCGTGTCGAGTGCGAAGGCCGATGCGGCACGGGTGGCCGGGTGGTACCAGTCCAGTCGTCGCAACGAAAGCGCGATGCGCCCTCTCTACCTGTTGACCCAGATCAGCGTTGTGGCCATGCCCGACGACACCATCGCGGTGTCGGCCTTGACCAGCGACGCGGGTGTACCGCTGCATTGGCGCGAGGTGGGACCGCTGACCTACCGCGAGGTCAACGGTAGCCGGAAGCTGGCCTTCGTCACCGATGCGCAGGGCGCGATTCGCTACTGGGCCACGGATGCCGAGCCGCCCGTGTTCGTGTTCCAGCCGGCGACGGGTTTCCGGTCGTTGGGCTCGGTGCGTTGGCTGGCGTCGCTTTCGCTGCTGATCGTGGTGATCACGCTGGTGAGCTGGCCGCTGGGGCGGGGGGTGCGCAGGCATTACCGTCACGAACTGCATCTGACGTCCGCACAGATTCGCACGCGACGCCCGTCGCGCCTGGGCGCGCTGGCCTTGTTTGCCGCGGTGTTCGGTTGGCTGGTGCTGCTCGTGGTGCTGACCGCGACCAATGCGGTGCCGCTGGTGCAGGGCACGATCACGCCTTGGCTTTACGTGCTCTATGTCCTGGGTGTCGTGGGGTTGATCGGCGCCGTCGCGGTCGTTGTGCACGCGGTGCGGGCCTGGATGGCGCCTCGCCGCGGTCGGTGGGTGCTCATTGGCGAAACCCTGCTGGCCCTTGCGGCCGTCTATCTGGCCTGGTTCATCGTGGTCTTCGGTCTGGTCAGCTTCAGCGCTCGTTATTGA
- a CDS encoding TonB-dependent receptor: MRHRYLQHNRRAVCAAIAVALIGATSAAPGADAPQEPTPEATRKQAADLPAVVVTANKRTEKLQDVPMAVSAISGDDLKRAGANGFADYATQVPGLNVISTSEGQTQLVLRGITSGSGQANSAVSTYINDAPYGSSTVYAGGGLLTPDLDPADLERIEVLRGPQGTLYGANSLGGLVKFVTVPPDATRAFGYVSTGYSSVKGGGSGFSERAMFNVPLIADTLALRVNAYDRKDPGYIDNVATGKSDVNEATVRGGRAEVRWTPTKTLSVSLSALAQNLDSDGLANTGVDVDPATLQPLYGYQKQSRAAGTGLFKIKYRLYDASVNADFGWAKLVSSSSYSTQKVNTDQDVTAAYGPVLNPAFGLDNGGYSITDPITLGKFTQDLRLQSPEDQALEWRVGVFYTRESTTNQQLVNGFDATTGAPLDLPPLGAISVGPGIFKEWAGYADLTWHVTSQLSILVGGRYSKDKTTFTQTGSGLLVGDIGFTTRSKDTPTTFLFNPSFKFNDDVMAYIRVASGFRPGGPNVGVPPGLGAPVSFGPDKLTSYELGFKATMLDRRMSLDADVFYIDWSHIQLTSTAGGFSFLGNGGKAKSQGVEASWKYAPARGLVLSANTSYTDAALTADTPPGLFGYDGDRLPWVPKWNATIGLDYDFPIGGGWSGSAGATYNYVGGRKTDFLPVPGPRLNAPSYHGINLHAGSYYGAWTLQAYVKNLTNQRGITSLTSETIDPQGSPFAASYVPPRTVGVNVTYDF, from the coding sequence ATGCGGCATCGCTATCTTCAGCACAATCGCCGTGCTGTCTGCGCAGCCATCGCTGTCGCGTTGATCGGCGCAACCAGCGCCGCGCCTGGTGCGGATGCGCCGCAGGAGCCGACGCCGGAAGCGACGCGCAAGCAGGCGGCGGATTTGCCAGCGGTGGTGGTGACCGCGAACAAGCGCACGGAAAAATTGCAGGACGTCCCGATGGCGGTGTCGGCGATCTCCGGCGACGACCTGAAACGTGCGGGCGCGAACGGTTTCGCGGACTACGCCACGCAGGTGCCCGGCCTCAATGTCATATCGACGTCGGAAGGCCAGACGCAGCTCGTGCTGCGAGGCATCACCTCTGGTAGCGGGCAGGCCAACTCCGCCGTCAGTACCTATATCAACGATGCGCCGTACGGATCGAGCACGGTATATGCCGGCGGCGGTCTGCTCACGCCGGATCTCGATCCCGCCGATCTCGAGCGCATTGAAGTGCTGCGTGGCCCGCAGGGCACACTTTATGGCGCCAACTCGCTCGGTGGCCTGGTCAAGTTCGTGACCGTGCCACCGGATGCCACGCGCGCTTTTGGCTATGTGTCGACCGGATACAGCAGCGTGAAGGGCGGCGGCAGCGGCTTCAGCGAGCGCGCCATGTTCAACGTGCCGCTGATCGCCGATACGCTGGCACTCCGGGTCAATGCCTATGACCGGAAGGATCCGGGGTACATCGATAACGTCGCGACGGGCAAGTCGGACGTCAACGAGGCGACGGTCCGCGGCGGACGTGCGGAGGTGCGCTGGACACCCACGAAGACGCTCTCGGTGAGCCTGTCGGCGCTGGCGCAGAACCTCGACAGCGATGGGCTGGCGAACACCGGCGTGGATGTCGATCCTGCAACGCTGCAACCACTGTATGGCTACCAGAAGCAAAGCCGAGCGGCGGGCACGGGCTTGTTCAAGATCAAGTACCGCCTGTACGACGCATCGGTCAATGCCGACTTCGGCTGGGCGAAACTGGTCTCGTCGAGTAGTTACAGCACGCAGAAGGTCAACACGGACCAGGACGTCACCGCGGCCTACGGACCGGTCCTCAACCCGGCTTTCGGACTCGATAACGGCGGCTATTCCATTACCGATCCGATCACCCTGGGCAAGTTCACCCAGGACCTTCGCTTGCAATCGCCCGAAGACCAGGCGCTGGAGTGGCGTGTGGGCGTGTTCTATACGCGCGAAAGCACGACCAACCAGCAGCTGGTGAATGGGTTCGATGCCACGACGGGCGCGCCGCTCGACCTTCCACCACTGGGTGCCATCAGCGTAGGTCCGGGCATCTTCAAGGAATGGGCCGGCTATGCGGATCTGACCTGGCATGTAACTTCCCAGCTCAGCATCCTGGTCGGCGGACGCTACAGCAAGGACAAGACGACATTTACCCAGACCGGCTCCGGTCTGCTGGTAGGGGACATCGGCTTCACCACCCGCAGCAAGGACACCCCCACCACCTTCCTGTTCAATCCCAGCTTCAAGTTCAACGACGATGTCATGGCTTATATCCGCGTTGCCTCGGGCTTCCGGCCTGGCGGCCCGAACGTGGGCGTGCCGCCGGGCCTGGGTGCGCCGGTGAGCTTCGGGCCGGACAAGCTGACCAGCTACGAGTTGGGCTTCAAGGCGACGATGCTCGACCGGCGCATGTCCCTGGACGCCGATGTCTTCTACATCGACTGGAGCCATATCCAGTTGACCTCGACGGCTGGTGGTTTCAGCTTCCTCGGCAACGGTGGCAAGGCGAAAAGCCAGGGCGTCGAGGCCAGCTGGAAATACGCTCCCGCCCGTGGGCTCGTGCTTTCCGCGAATACCAGCTATACCGACGCCGCGTTGACTGCGGATACACCGCCGGGATTGTTCGGGTACGACGGCGACCGTTTGCCCTGGGTGCCGAAATGGAACGCGACGATAGGCCTGGATTACGACTTTCCCATCGGCGGAGGCTGGTCGGGCTCTGCCGGTGCTACCTACAACTACGTCGGCGGACGCAAGACGGATTTCCTTCCGGTTCCCGGCCCGCGCCTGAATGCGCCGAGCTACCACGGCATCAATCTGCATGCGGGTTCCTACTACGGGGCGTGGACGCTGCAGGCCTACGTCAAGAACCTCACCAACCAGCGAGGTATCACCTCGCTTACGTCCGAGACGATCGACCCGCAAGGCAGCCCGTTCGCAGCCTCCTACGTGCCGCCGCGCACCGTGGGCGTCAACGTCACTTATGACTTTTAA
- a CDS encoding TIGR00266 family protein, with protein MQTRIQGTVMPVLEVQLDSGESVFAESGELSWMTASIQMTTHTQMGGGGGLLGVFKRVVGGGTLFMTEYRASRFAGEVAFATKVPGHIVPVTLNPGNEYMVHRHGFLCATPQVTIGVGFQQSLGAGIFGGSGFMLQRVGGTGTAWLELSGELIRKDLKPGETLRVHPGHVGAFEASVGFTITTVPGIRNALFGGDGIFLAALTGPGTVWLQTLPISRLAHQIAEYMPGREGAGRAGVGGALLGGIVGSLMSRDDN; from the coding sequence ATGCAGACTCGTATCCAGGGCACGGTGATGCCGGTGCTGGAAGTACAGCTCGATTCGGGCGAAAGCGTGTTCGCCGAGAGCGGCGAGCTCTCCTGGATGACGGCCTCGATCCAGATGACCACGCACACCCAGATGGGTGGCGGCGGTGGACTGCTCGGTGTGTTCAAACGCGTGGTCGGCGGTGGCACCCTGTTCATGACCGAGTACCGGGCCTCGCGCTTTGCTGGCGAAGTCGCCTTCGCCACCAAGGTGCCGGGCCACATCGTGCCGGTAACCTTGAATCCCGGTAACGAGTACATGGTGCATCGTCACGGTTTCCTGTGCGCGACGCCGCAGGTCACGATCGGTGTCGGCTTTCAGCAGTCGCTCGGCGCAGGCATCTTCGGCGGCAGCGGCTTCATGTTGCAACGCGTGGGTGGCACGGGCACGGCATGGCTCGAACTGTCCGGTGAACTCATTCGCAAGGATCTCAAGCCGGGCGAAACCCTGCGAGTCCATCCCGGACACGTCGGTGCCTTCGAAGCGTCGGTCGGCTTCACGATCACTACGGTTCCCGGCATCAGGAATGCCTTGTTCGGTGGCGACGGTATCTTCCTCGCCGCGCTTACCGGCCCGGGCACGGTATGGCTGCAGACGCTGCCGATCTCGCGGCTCGCGCATCAGATCGCTGAATACATGCCCGGTCGTGAGGGCGCCGGTCGCGCCGGTGTCGGCGGTGCGCTGCTTGGCGGCATCGTTGGCTCGTTGATGAGTCGCGACGACAACTGA
- a CDS encoding SDR family oxidoreductase has product MRVFLTGATGFIGSRVVPELLAAGHRVIGMTRSDAGAQSLSAAGAEAHHATLEDLESIRAGAAKADAVIHTAFDHDFSQFVANCDKDRRVIETLGSVLKGSSRPLIITSGTGMGALNHSGMAKEDVFNANNPNPRAASEIAGNVLLDAGVNVSVVRLPQVHDPVRQGLVSPYIDIARAKGKVAFVGEGRNRWPAAHVLDVAKLYQLALDKGKAGARYHAVAEEGIAARDIAEVVGAGLQLPVVSLSPEEAKEHFGWLAMFIGMDLPASSAWTREVLGWHPTGPGLIADLKQMDYAVETSH; this is encoded by the coding sequence ATGCGCGTATTTCTTACTGGTGCGACCGGCTTTATCGGCTCCCGCGTCGTTCCCGAACTGCTGGCCGCCGGGCACCGCGTGATCGGGATGACCCGGTCCGATGCCGGGGCACAATCCCTGTCCGCTGCCGGTGCCGAGGCGCACCACGCCACCCTGGAAGACCTCGAAAGCATTCGTGCCGGGGCGGCCAAAGCCGATGCCGTGATCCACACGGCCTTCGATCACGACTTCTCCCAATTCGTCGCCAACTGCGACAAGGACCGGCGCGTCATCGAGACCCTGGGTTCGGTGCTGAAGGGGTCCAGCCGCCCGTTGATCATCACATCCGGCACCGGTATGGGTGCGCTGAATCACAGCGGCATGGCCAAAGAAGACGTTTTCAACGCGAACAACCCGAACCCGCGCGCCGCGTCCGAGATCGCCGGCAATGTTCTGCTGGACGCGGGAGTGAACGTGTCGGTGGTGCGGCTGCCGCAGGTACACGACCCGGTGAGGCAGGGACTGGTATCGCCCTACATCGACATCGCACGAGCGAAGGGCAAGGTGGCTTTTGTTGGTGAAGGCCGGAATCGCTGGCCGGCGGCCCATGTGCTCGATGTCGCGAAGCTTTATCAGCTGGCGCTCGACAAAGGAAAGGCGGGTGCGCGTTACCACGCGGTGGCCGAAGAAGGCATCGCCGCGCGCGATATCGCCGAGGTCGTGGGGGCCGGTTTGCAGCTGCCGGTGGTTTCCCTGTCGCCGGAGGAAGCGAAGGAACACTTCGGCTGGTTGGCCATGTTCATCGGCATGGACCTGCCGGCCTCCAGCGCCTGGACGCGCGAGGTCCTCGGTTGGCACCCGACGGGACCGGGCTTGATCGCCGATCTGAAGCAAATGGATTACGCGGTCGAGACGTCGCACTAG
- a CDS encoding alpha/beta hydrolase translates to MLRRTRKVIQLLIAMGAIAAVNAAGPLAAAAPASPATDDAVYLHPARQVVVEPGRRLNLYCIGSGSPTVLLEAGHGDGLTTWARVQPAIARLTRVCSYDRAGFGFSDPPRKPGTIQQAADDLRALLARASIRPPLVLVGHSMGGMVVRLYAAEHPDDVAGMVLVDATNEGQAEGYNRVDGRSHADWDRANQRDFREAEQCVVAAAAGKLVADTPIYASCVAEYDPNFGPRLNAQLIRQSQSYGAQRAMVWEQESTFYASTAQLAAKPGAYGAMPLLVLYRGSDSRRRGQSQAQADAEYHMLVGLHDSVAARSTQGVAQVVPDTGHYIQMDAPDVVIDGITHVLSQVQKPSVAVPSTHP, encoded by the coding sequence ATGTTGCGCCGCACCAGAAAAGTTATCCAATTGTTAATTGCTATGGGCGCGATAGCGGCGGTGAATGCCGCCGGGCCCTTGGCAGCCGCTGCACCGGCGTCGCCAGCAACAGACGATGCGGTCTACCTGCATCCCGCAAGACAGGTCGTCGTGGAGCCCGGCCGGCGGCTCAACCTCTATTGCATCGGCTCAGGGAGTCCAACGGTCCTACTCGAAGCCGGGCACGGCGACGGGCTGACCACCTGGGCGCGCGTACAGCCGGCGATCGCCAGGCTGACGCGCGTGTGCTCGTATGACCGGGCAGGCTTCGGCTTCAGTGATCCACCGAGAAAACCCGGAACCATTCAACAGGCGGCCGATGATCTGCGCGCTCTGCTTGCCAGGGCGAGCATTCGTCCGCCCCTGGTGCTGGTCGGTCACTCGATGGGTGGCATGGTCGTCCGCCTTTACGCCGCCGAGCATCCTGACGACGTCGCGGGAATGGTGCTGGTCGACGCCACCAACGAGGGTCAGGCGGAGGGTTATAACCGGGTTGACGGGCGATCGCATGCGGATTGGGATCGAGCGAACCAGCGAGACTTCCGGGAAGCGGAGCAGTGCGTGGTCGCTGCGGCCGCAGGAAAGCTCGTCGCGGATACGCCGATCTATGCGTCGTGCGTTGCGGAATACGATCCCAACTTCGGTCCGCGTTTGAATGCGCAGCTCATCAGGCAGTCGCAGTCTTATGGCGCGCAGCGCGCGATGGTGTGGGAGCAGGAGAGCACCTTCTACGCGAGCACCGCGCAGCTCGCCGCAAAGCCCGGGGCGTATGGAGCTATGCCTCTTCTCGTGCTGTATCGCGGTTCCGACTCGCGCCGACGGGGACAGTCGCAGGCGCAGGCAGACGCCGAATATCACATGCTGGTCGGTCTGCATGACAGCGTTGCCGCCCGTTCGACGCAAGGTGTGGCGCAGGTCGTTCCGGACACCGGGCACTATATCCAGATGGACGCTCCCGACGTCGTGATCGACGGGATCACGCATGTTCTGTCGCAGGTACAAAAGCCAAGCGTCGCGGTGCCATCGACGCACCCGTAG
- a CDS encoding ATP-binding protein — protein MAPLIAIIGSDGSGKSTVGDHILEWIGRYGPAGRAHLGKQSGNVGRAIGQLPLVGGVLDRVINRKADDVNRRLKEDKQPTLLPALVITAFTLRRKLRFKRMLAMRERGLIVVTDRFPQVSVPGAYDGPGFPETSGGSPVVLALARREKAVFEWMASHRPDLVLRLNVDVDTAFARKPDHRREALARKIAVTPRLTYAGAPIVDIDANQPLEQVFKDAEAAVAKIMAERGYTVK, from the coding sequence ATGGCGCCGCTGATTGCGATAATCGGTAGCGATGGCTCGGGCAAGTCCACCGTCGGTGACCATATCCTCGAGTGGATCGGCCGTTACGGTCCGGCAGGCCGGGCGCACCTGGGCAAGCAGTCGGGAAACGTGGGTCGTGCCATCGGCCAGTTGCCGCTGGTCGGCGGCGTCCTGGACCGGGTGATCAACCGAAAGGCGGATGATGTAAACCGTCGCCTCAAGGAAGATAAGCAACCCACGCTGTTGCCGGCACTGGTCATTACCGCCTTCACCTTGCGACGCAAGCTCCGTTTCAAACGGATGCTCGCCATGCGTGAGCGGGGGCTCATCGTGGTAACCGACCGTTTTCCGCAGGTGTCCGTGCCGGGCGCCTACGATGGCCCCGGGTTTCCGGAGACCTCGGGTGGATCACCGGTCGTGCTCGCCCTGGCTCGCCGCGAAAAGGCAGTGTTCGAGTGGATGGCGAGCCACCGTCCGGACCTCGTGCTGCGCCTCAACGTCGATGTCGATACCGCCTTCGCACGCAAGCCGGATCATCGCCGGGAGGCCCTGGCCCGCAAGATCGCCGTGACGCCTCGCCTGACCTATGCCGGTGCTCCGATCGTCGACATCGACGCCAACCAGCCGCTCGAACAGGTGTTCAAGGATGCCGAGGCGGCCGTGGCGAAGATCATGGCCGAGCGCGGTTATACCGTGAAATAA
- a CDS encoding thymidylate kinase, translating to MPSPSLLHASRSLPVIALTGSDGSGKSTLQANLVAHLREHGPTEALYLGQSSGRIGEWIATLPIIGKSFNRYLLSKSDKVHDRPSAPPGNVTALAIYLLSRWRAHKFGRMLAMASRGVLVVTDRYPQAEKAGFSFDGPQLAKTEGGNWWVRRLRASERRLYEWMATSVPLLVIRLNVDAETAHARKPDHKLSSLREKAAGFPLLRFNGASILDLDARDEAASVLKDSLSAIHAALNGTPAQVAAA from the coding sequence GTGCCTAGTCCATCCTTACTCCATGCCTCGCGCTCCCTGCCTGTCATCGCCCTCACCGGGAGCGATGGTTCGGGCAAGTCGACGCTGCAAGCGAATCTCGTCGCCCATCTGCGTGAGCACGGTCCGACCGAGGCGCTGTACCTGGGCCAATCATCGGGCCGCATCGGTGAATGGATTGCGACGCTGCCGATTATCGGCAAGTCCTTCAACCGTTACCTGCTAAGCAAGTCGGACAAGGTCCACGACCGCCCGTCCGCTCCTCCCGGCAACGTGACCGCCCTGGCTATCTATCTGCTTTCCCGTTGGCGCGCCCACAAGTTCGGTCGCATGCTGGCCATGGCCAGCCGTGGCGTCCTCGTGGTGACCGACCGCTACCCGCAGGCCGAGAAAGCCGGTTTCAGTTTCGACGGTCCCCAGCTGGCAAAGACCGAAGGCGGCAACTGGTGGGTCCGCCGCTTGCGTGCGAGCGAGCGCCGCCTTTACGAATGGATGGCGACCAGCGTTCCCTTGCTGGTGATCCGCCTCAACGTCGACGCGGAAACCGCGCACGCACGCAAGCCCGACCACAAACTGTCGTCGCTGCGCGAGAAGGCCGCAGGCTTTCCGCTGCTCCGCTTCAACGGCGCGTCCATTCTCGACCTCGATGCTCGTGATGAAGCGGCTTCGGTGCTGAAGGATTCGCTCAGCGCGATTCACGCGGCACTCAACGGAACGCCGGCCCAGGTGGCCGCCGCGTGA
- a CDS encoding aspartyl/asparaginyl beta-hydroxylase domain-containing protein: MNTITPTASKAPLWRRALIQGGKRFLRWSGDFQAKHSLVPTTPVIGNEVFDWVPKLEAAWPEIRKELDHLLLHPEDIPAFHQLSPDQKRISKGDNWKTFGFYIYSKRVDENCAVCPNTAAALDGIPGMRTAMFSILKPQYRIAAHKGPTRAVIRAHLGVKVPKDWENVWIRVDDQILHWHEGKVVLFDDSYEHEVHNDTDEYRAVLFIDIDRPSDRIGALFNRAIFALIQASPYVKAPLKNLKKWNQEHKRG; this comes from the coding sequence GTGAATACGATTACTCCGACGGCATCGAAAGCACCGCTGTGGCGCCGCGCCCTGATCCAGGGTGGCAAGCGCTTTCTGCGCTGGAGTGGCGACTTCCAGGCGAAGCATTCGCTCGTGCCGACGACGCCGGTCATCGGTAACGAGGTGTTCGACTGGGTGCCGAAGCTGGAAGCGGCCTGGCCCGAGATTCGTAAAGAGCTTGACCACCTGCTGTTGCACCCGGAAGACATCCCGGCGTTCCACCAGCTGTCTCCCGACCAGAAGCGCATTTCCAAGGGCGACAACTGGAAGACGTTCGGCTTCTACATCTACAGCAAGCGCGTCGACGAGAACTGCGCCGTATGCCCGAACACCGCCGCGGCGCTGGACGGCATCCCGGGCATGCGTACGGCGATGTTCTCGATCCTGAAGCCGCAGTACCGCATCGCCGCCCACAAGGGACCCACCCGTGCGGTAATCCGGGCCCATCTGGGCGTGAAGGTGCCAAAGGACTGGGAGAACGTGTGGATCCGGGTCGACGACCAGATCCTGCACTGGCACGAAGGCAAGGTCGTCCTGTTCGACGACAGCTACGAGCACGAAGTCCACAACGATACGGACGAGTATCGGGCGGTGTTGTTCATCGACATCGACCGGCCCTCGGACAGGATCGGCGCGCTATTCAATCGCGCGATCTTCGCGCTGATCCAGGCGAGCCCGTACGTGAAGGCCCCGTTGAAGAATCTTAAGAAGTGGAATCAGGAGCACAAGCGGGGCTAG